From the Capnocytophaga sp. oral taxon 878 genome, the window GACAGACTTTATTGCAACGCACTTATTCGCGCCTACAAAAGTTCATTCCGCAAGAAAATATCTTAATACTTACTAACGAGCGGTATAAAGATCTTGTAGAAGAACAAATTCCTAATATATTACCGAAAAACTTGGTTTTAGAGCCTTGTATGCGCAATACTGCACCCTGCATACTATACGCTGCAATGAAGATTAACAAACGGAACCCTAATGCAGTAATGATTGTAGCCCCAAGTGATGCGTGGATTGAAGATGAAAAAGCATTTATGCATAATGTGATTGCTTGTTTTAATGCCGCACAGAAAGCTGATAATATTCTCACTTTGGGTATTGTTCCGACATTTCCTAACACAGGTTATGGTTATATTCAGTACGAAAAAGAGAATACAGCTGATATAAAGAAAGTAAGTCAGTTTCGTGAAAAGCCTGATTATCCTACCGCTAAAGAGTTTTTAAAACAAGGGAACTTTTTGTGGAATGCAGGTATTTTTGTATGGAGTACGCAAACTGTGCTTACAGCTTACAAGAACTATCAACCGGTAATGTATGAGCTATTTGAAAGAGGAGATGAGACCTATAACACCGAAAATGAAGTAGATTTTATTGCGAAGGCTTATCCACAAGCAGAAAACATATCTGTAGACTATGCTATTTTAGAGCCTTCAACCAATATTTATGTACTTCCTGCTAATTTTGATTGGAACGACTTAGGATCATGGGGCTCTTTGCATGAAAAAACTCCTAAAGATGAGCTTCAAAATGCTGTTATCAATGCTAGAGTACTGTTAAAAGATGCTGAAAATAACATTATTCGCACTGAAG encodes:
- a CDS encoding mannose-1-phosphate guanylyltransferase, which encodes MVNNYFAVIMAGGVGSRFWPVSTTEYPKQFHDMLGTGQTLLQRTYSRLQKFIPQENILILTNERYKDLVEEQIPNILPKNLVLEPCMRNTAPCILYAAMKINKRNPNAVMIVAPSDAWIEDEKAFMHNVIACFNAAQKADNILTLGIVPTFPNTGYGYIQYEKENTADIKKVSQFREKPDYPTAKEFLKQGNFLWNAGIFVWSTQTVLTAYKNYQPVMYELFERGDETYNTENEVDFIAKAYPQAENISVDYAILEPSTNIYVLPANFDWNDLGSWGSLHEKTPKDELQNAVINARVLLKDAENNIIRTEGDKCVVIDGLKNYIVVDRDDVLLIYPKAKEQNIKEIVNEVKSKWGLH